In Microvenator marinus, one genomic interval encodes:
- a CDS encoding APC family permease yields the protein MQDIIRGIAMRVESRDSGLGLLSGVGLVIANMVGAGVFLSGGFMAQTLTASQILLSWVVGLGVALLGARAYSALATENQRSGGEYRYLHDYLHPFLGTLSGWASLLVGFSATIAIDAWAAGAFLKRVFPEVEPRVVGLILLLAVTVVHAGRLNVSKISQNALVGLKVVFVFAFVGFGLVLGSWAWPTWTPPNPSESFPWQSFVSNQYWVAFAFSGWNASIYIAQEFKSPARDVPRAMLIGASLVGALYLVINWIVVANLDPATAFGVVRYDSEKVTLAHLVMETLVGPTASMFVSLAAAGVFISALSAMVMLGPRVYSAMAQDGALPKMLAFEGDHPPKSSFVLQCAIAAALVLSQTILDIITSASVVLMIFSGLTCLTVALGRVKAPMSARICGALYTLAVGVFLHFGEWTSATFYTVGFIVAAALISQIPRFRKGVADGQ from the coding sequence ATGCAAGACATCATCAGAGGTATCGCGATGCGCGTCGAGTCACGCGACTCAGGGCTTGGACTACTTTCTGGGGTTGGACTCGTCATCGCGAATATGGTGGGAGCGGGAGTATTCTTAAGCGGCGGCTTCATGGCGCAAACTCTGACCGCGTCGCAAATCCTGCTTTCATGGGTGGTCGGCCTAGGAGTCGCTCTCCTCGGCGCACGTGCCTACAGTGCACTCGCCACTGAAAACCAGCGCTCAGGCGGCGAATACCGATACCTGCACGACTACCTCCATCCGTTTCTCGGGACGCTTTCGGGGTGGGCCTCTCTACTGGTGGGATTCTCGGCCACGATCGCCATCGACGCATGGGCGGCCGGAGCATTCTTGAAGCGCGTATTCCCAGAGGTGGAGCCGCGAGTCGTAGGACTGATTCTGCTCCTCGCAGTCACGGTCGTTCACGCGGGGAGGCTCAACGTTTCCAAGATTTCGCAGAACGCACTCGTGGGGCTGAAAGTCGTCTTTGTCTTTGCCTTCGTAGGATTTGGCCTGGTACTTGGTTCATGGGCTTGGCCCACCTGGACCCCACCCAATCCGAGCGAGTCCTTTCCCTGGCAGAGTTTCGTCTCCAACCAGTACTGGGTTGCCTTTGCCTTCAGCGGCTGGAACGCCTCGATCTACATCGCACAAGAGTTCAAAAGCCCGGCACGAGACGTACCCCGCGCGATGCTCATCGGCGCAAGCCTCGTAGGCGCACTCTACCTCGTTATCAATTGGATCGTTGTGGCAAACCTAGACCCCGCCACCGCCTTTGGCGTGGTGCGCTACGACTCTGAAAAAGTCACGCTCGCCCATCTAGTGATGGAAACACTCGTGGGTCCAACGGCGTCCATGTTCGTCTCACTCGCCGCCGCGGGCGTCTTCATCTCGGCGCTGAGCGCCATGGTCATGCTCGGCCCAAGAGTCTACTCGGCCATGGCTCAAGATGGCGCACTCCCCAAAATGCTCGCTTTCGAGGGCGATCACCCGCCCAAATCCTCGTTCGTGCTGCAATGCGCAATCGCCGCGGCGCTGGTCTTGAGCCAGACCATCCTAGACATCATCACAAGTGCCTCGGTCGTCCTCATGATCTTCTCGGGTCTGACGTGTCTCACGGTGGCACTTGGCCGCGTCAAGGCCCCGATGAGCGCAAGAATCTGCGGCGCACTCTACACGCTTGCGGTAGGCGTCTTCCTTCATTTTGGAGAATGGACCTCCGCCACCTTCTACACGGTTGGCTTCATCGTCGCAGCCGCGCTAATTAGTCAGATTCCAAGGTTCAGAAAAGGAGTGGCAGATGGCCAATGA
- a CDS encoding sodium:solute symporter family transporter: protein MQNQFASPAERLTFIQTDSFASFVTWFGVLCAGALGNIPSQDVMQRVFSARSVKVARIACFSAGTLYLTLGLVPILMGLAGHMLFEEGTATLPKLAALFLHPALAVVFVVTLMSTVLSTIDSALLAPATVLSRNVLAHIPRFSHINPLRLTRVSLAIVAACATGLAYWGESAYAMLESGYELGMVSLLAPLVYGVYLESPCPRGAIASMLSGTLVWLLHAIVGWESFFNLSELLPVGLNCTALSFMAYWLFRTRTSS from the coding sequence ATGCAAAACCAATTCGCGTCTCCGGCAGAGCGACTCACGTTCATCCAGACCGACTCTTTTGCGAGTTTTGTAACCTGGTTCGGCGTGCTTTGTGCCGGGGCGCTCGGCAACATCCCTTCTCAGGATGTAATGCAACGCGTGTTTTCTGCACGAAGCGTCAAGGTGGCTCGAATCGCCTGTTTCAGCGCCGGCACCCTCTATCTCACGCTCGGCCTCGTCCCCATTTTGATGGGCCTCGCCGGCCATATGCTTTTTGAAGAAGGCACAGCCACGCTGCCCAAGCTCGCGGCGCTCTTCCTGCATCCCGCGCTCGCGGTGGTTTTCGTGGTGACACTGATGAGCACCGTGCTCTCCACCATCGATAGCGCCCTGCTCGCCCCGGCCACTGTACTTTCCCGCAATGTTCTGGCTCATATCCCGCGCTTCTCTCACATAAACCCACTGCGCCTAACTCGCGTATCGCTGGCCATTGTGGCGGCTTGTGCCACGGGCCTCGCGTACTGGGGAGAATCCGCCTACGCCATGCTCGAGTCCGGTTACGAACTCGGCATGGTGAGCCTGCTCGCCCCTCTGGTCTACGGGGTCTACCTCGAATCCCCGTGCCCTAGAGGTGCCATCGCCTCGATGCTCAGTGGAACCTTGGTCTGGCTGCTCCACGCGATCGTCGGCTGGGAGAGCTTCTTTAATCTCTCCGAACTCCTCCCTGTGGGTCTGAATTGCACCGCCCTATCTTTTATGGCCTACTGGCTTTTCAGGACTCGCACTTCTTCATGA
- a CDS encoding prenyltransferase, giving the protein MNSKSTFQRWLFSIKPASWPKLLVPATLGLALGISTNGLDIRAVGVVYVFTILLGLFIVWMNDWADQRVDRFKREMFPESSHKTIHDGYLSANQVFTAGSLAGLGAIAWGFLAARLLDNPNLGIGGIICVGIFVAYSLPPIKLNYRGGGELLETFGVGLALPLFAASTMGFDPRFVPWPILGGWVALCLASALASGLSDEESDRAGGKTTFVTALGNKTVRMVIDLMGPTAIVLTLIVAKIGFLPLWAALVPCAFLYFHWRDVKKLSSNALTNAFDEQRSYKHALHLAIWRYGLVLSICIILAVHL; this is encoded by the coding sequence ATGAACTCCAAATCAACATTCCAACGCTGGTTGTTCTCTATTAAACCGGCGAGCTGGCCCAAACTCTTGGTGCCCGCTACGCTAGGTTTGGCCTTGGGCATCAGCACAAACGGGCTGGACATCCGGGCGGTCGGAGTCGTCTACGTCTTCACCATTCTCCTCGGGCTCTTCATCGTCTGGATGAACGACTGGGCAGACCAGCGCGTAGACCGGTTCAAAAGAGAGATGTTTCCAGAGTCGTCACACAAGACAATCCACGACGGCTATCTGAGCGCAAATCAGGTATTTACGGCCGGAAGTCTAGCGGGTTTGGGCGCTATCGCGTGGGGTTTTCTCGCAGCGCGCCTCCTCGATAACCCCAACCTCGGAATCGGAGGAATCATCTGCGTGGGCATCTTTGTGGCCTATTCGCTTCCACCCATAAAACTTAACTACCGTGGCGGCGGCGAACTTCTAGAGACCTTTGGCGTTGGACTTGCGCTCCCACTCTTTGCCGCCAGCACCATGGGCTTTGACCCCCGTTTTGTGCCCTGGCCAATCCTCGGGGGTTGGGTCGCTCTTTGCCTCGCGAGTGCACTCGCGAGCGGACTCTCCGACGAAGAAAGTGACCGAGCTGGCGGGAAGACTACCTTTGTGACGGCGCTTGGTAACAAGACCGTAAGAATGGTCATCGACTTGATGGGCCCCACAGCAATCGTACTCACACTCATCGTCGCAAAGATCGGGTTTTTGCCGCTTTGGGCAGCCCTCGTTCCCTGCGCATTTCTCTACTTTCACTGGCGGGACGTGAAAAAACTCAGTTCCAACGCGCTCACCAACGCCTTTGACGAGCAACGCTCCTACAAGCATGCTCTACACCTCGCCATTTGGCGTTACGGTCTCGTTTTGTCCATTTGCATCATCCTAGCGGTACATCTATGA
- a CDS encoding HigA family addiction module antitoxin — protein sequence MRRTIKRKPTTPGEMLSEEFLIPAELTQSEFALHLGVDVKTINRLINGRTRLTPALAYKIAAALNTTPDFWMNLQMAVDLYDVSADSAPLPLPLPQFQHPQG from the coding sequence ATGAGACGAACTATAAAGCGAAAGCCCACGACACCTGGCGAGATGCTATCCGAAGAATTCTTGATTCCCGCAGAACTCACGCAATCGGAATTTGCTCTGCATCTCGGAGTCGATGTCAAAACTATCAACCGATTGATAAACGGGCGAACACGATTGACGCCTGCCTTGGCATACAAAATCGCGGCAGCACTCAATACCACGCCGGACTTTTGGATGAATCTTCAAATGGCTGTAGACCTTTACGATGTATCGGCCGATTCAGCACCACTCCCTCTTCCACTACCGCAATTCCAACATCCTCAAGGATAG
- a CDS encoding NADP-dependent isocitrate dehydrogenase translates to MSNKPTIIYTKTDEAPALATYSFLPIIQAFTKHAGINVETRDISLAGRILSQFPEALTAEQRVEDHLAELGALTKKPEANIIKLPNISASVPQLVAAIKELQAQGYKLPDYPENPETTEEKDVRARYDKVKGSAVNPVLREGNSDRRAPKAVKEFARENPHSMGAWSKDSKSHVATMQGGDFFHNEKSLTLKDATTVKIELVGEDGSTQVLKDGLKLQAGEVLDTTAMSKDALVKFLGEQVEDAKASGVLFSLHMKATMMKVSDPIIFGHAVRVFFKELFEKHGQTFDELGVDLKNGFGDLVSRIQTLPADKKAEIEADIQATYNRGPALAMVDSDKGITNLHVPSDVIIDASMPAMIRTSGQMWNAEGKTQDAKAVIPDSSYADVYQEVIDFCRTNGALDPKTMGSVPNVGLMAQKAEEYGSHDKTFEIPKAGTVRVVDADGKVISEHAVQAGDIWRACQTKDAPVKDWVKLAISRARATGAPAVFWLDQNRAHDAQLIKKVNTYLKDHDTSGLEIHIKSPKDATRFSLERIVKGQDTISVTGNVLRDYLTDLFPILELGTSAKMLSIVPLMNGGGLFETGAGGSAPKHVQQFNSQNYLRWDSLGEFLALAVSFEHLADTFDNPRARVLGKTLDEATTQYLLQDKSPARRVGQIDNRGSHFYVAKFWAEALAAQEEDAELKEIFTPVARALSENEETINAELIGAQGSPVDIGGYFHPNDDLAFKAMRPSNTLNQIISNLHG, encoded by the coding sequence ATGAGTAACAAGCCCACCATTATCTACACAAAGACCGACGAAGCCCCAGCGCTCGCCACATACTCCTTTCTCCCGATCATCCAGGCGTTCACAAAGCACGCCGGAATCAACGTTGAGACGCGAGACATCTCGCTTGCGGGCCGCATCCTCTCTCAGTTTCCTGAGGCTTTGACCGCTGAACAACGCGTCGAAGACCACCTCGCGGAGCTCGGTGCACTGACCAAAAAACCTGAGGCAAATATCATCAAATTGCCCAATATCAGTGCGTCGGTGCCGCAGCTTGTGGCTGCCATCAAAGAACTTCAGGCACAGGGCTACAAACTCCCCGACTACCCTGAGAACCCGGAAACCACCGAAGAAAAGGACGTTCGCGCACGCTATGACAAGGTCAAAGGCAGCGCCGTGAACCCCGTCCTTCGCGAAGGCAACTCAGACCGACGCGCTCCCAAAGCCGTCAAAGAGTTCGCTCGTGAGAACCCCCACTCCATGGGCGCGTGGAGCAAAGACTCCAAGAGCCACGTCGCTACCATGCAAGGAGGCGATTTCTTCCATAATGAAAAATCGCTCACGCTCAAAGACGCTACCACCGTGAAGATCGAACTTGTCGGCGAAGACGGCTCCACTCAAGTGCTGAAGGACGGCCTCAAGCTTCAAGCAGGCGAGGTCCTCGACACCACCGCCATGAGCAAAGACGCGCTCGTCAAGTTCCTCGGCGAGCAAGTCGAAGACGCGAAAGCAAGCGGCGTGCTCTTCTCATTGCACATGAAAGCCACCATGATGAAGGTCTCCGACCCCATCATTTTCGGCCACGCTGTCCGCGTCTTCTTCAAAGAACTCTTTGAAAAGCACGGCCAGACCTTTGACGAGCTTGGCGTCGACCTCAAGAACGGATTCGGAGACCTCGTCTCGCGTATCCAAACCTTGCCAGCAGACAAAAAAGCAGAAATCGAAGCCGATATTCAGGCCACCTACAACCGCGGCCCAGCGCTCGCGATGGTGGATTCGGACAAAGGAATCACAAACCTTCACGTCCCAAGTGACGTCATCATCGACGCCTCCATGCCAGCCATGATCCGCACCTCAGGCCAAATGTGGAACGCCGAAGGAAAGACCCAAGACGCAAAAGCTGTTATCCCTGACAGCTCCTATGCGGACGTTTACCAAGAGGTCATCGACTTCTGCCGCACCAACGGCGCACTCGACCCGAAGACCATGGGAAGCGTTCCAAACGTGGGCCTCATGGCGCAGAAAGCCGAAGAGTACGGCTCACACGACAAGACCTTCGAAATCCCCAAAGCTGGCACGGTTCGCGTGGTCGACGCAGACGGCAAGGTGATTAGCGAGCACGCGGTCCAAGCTGGAGATATCTGGCGCGCATGCCAAACCAAAGACGCTCCTGTCAAAGACTGGGTCAAGCTCGCCATCTCTCGCGCTCGGGCAACCGGCGCACCTGCAGTGTTTTGGCTCGATCAGAACCGCGCACATGACGCGCAGCTCATCAAAAAGGTGAACACCTATCTCAAAGACCACGACACCAGCGGTCTTGAGATTCATATCAAGTCGCCCAAAGACGCCACGCGTTTCTCGCTCGAGCGCATCGTCAAAGGCCAAGATACCATCTCGGTCACCGGCAACGTGCTTCGCGACTACCTCACCGACCTCTTCCCGATTCTTGAGCTCGGCACCAGTGCCAAAATGCTCTCGATCGTACCTCTGATGAACGGCGGTGGTCTTTTCGAAACAGGCGCTGGCGGCTCGGCTCCAAAGCACGTGCAGCAGTTCAACTCGCAAAACTACCTGCGATGGGACTCCCTCGGTGAATTCCTCGCGCTCGCCGTGTCCTTCGAGCATTTGGCAGACACATTCGACAACCCTCGCGCTCGAGTTCTCGGCAAAACCCTTGATGAAGCTACCACCCAGTACCTTCTTCAGGACAAGTCGCCAGCACGACGCGTAGGTCAAATCGACAACCGTGGCTCACACTTCTACGTGGCCAAATTCTGGGCCGAAGCACTCGCTGCTCAGGAAGAAGATGCCGAACTTAAGGAGATCTTCACGCCTGTCGCACGCGCGCTTAGCGAAAACGAAGAGACCATCAACGCCGAGCTGATCGGCGCTCAAGGAAGCCCCGTGGACATCGGCGGATACTTCCATCCGAACGACGATCTCGCGTTCAAGGCCATGCGCCCAAGCAACACCCTGAACCAGATCATCTCAAACCTTCACGGCTAA
- a CDS encoding DUF5682 family protein: MGQDAQNLEKLARAELADLVACRTPLLIGVRHHSPALAAAIPELLADFNPDVILIELPMEFEPWLQWLGHSETKAPVALASVNKAGGGLSFYPFAEFSPEFAAVKWAVAHSVPIRPCDLPSGVRVDLAREPHEHSDQPTISAALETHFHSPDFESLWDRAVEVHAADADAEALRRSALYIGWALRQDAEGVVPEVDLIREAHMRKVLAECPGKRVAMVIGSFHAPAIAKPPDSSPDLSAAAHEMVTSFIPYSFELLDSRSNYPAGIRDPMWQQRVLEAHRAKAKLDDTVADVIVQICREIRRVGHIAGVPDADAASRMAMDLAALRDLPGPGRQEVVEAIQSALARGEIGGRGRILANAMDTVMVGRERGKIPAAAPKSGLSAHVQNLFSELGLPGPSTRSEAPTTLRLEPMRNTRDRDRHIALKRLASCAIPYAKEGQVQGLGNAEAVSTSWEIQWQPGTDAMLELAGIWGVTLEQATRGAIQRRESQLKLDESLTPSERLRVLTECADCGLVDMVQERLDALETEFVNEADLTALLGLMRFFERIHGGHFPALNSDSTLVLPPRAPFLAAALRAIEGLIGSENASDAADLMEIVLLVRAQREEETLGLGRLFYTLKTFRTEASPLIQGAATLALRVCDELEPERFVEETGAWIDAGVDQSARQTMSGRIKGLLVAGSGMFESDASDLRGISTRIHTIEDEAFLERLPALREGFDVLTYGARDQLLESLQDAFPKALDPRGARGFEFEENAAFIALLKTADHRAFTRAQEIFEAPRQAEFTDVQTPEETLGATSNSLDPLTRWKLILGRQKDRQQNAGSVARALDQLYGQGQGEGSGRGIGQGGGQEDAYPSMREWTEDIEALFGTKVREEVMARAIELGHATVAFELENAPVEPSIELLEGLLSLKGSLSESQIAHLRPLIRSVVQALVKKLANRIMPALTGISTPRPTRRKGGPIDFKRTIGANLDRARRDEDGVARIVPDKIYFKTRAKRSLDWHISIVVDVSGSMEPSVIYSALMASILQGLPSVSLSFIAFNTQVIDLSHLVDDPLSLLLEVEVGGGTHIAKALKYARERVKVPNRTILALVTDFEEGWSADGMVREARVLAESGVHLLGLAALDDSGKPRYNNALASLMVAAGMPVAALTPMELAEWVGDVMRGKK; the protein is encoded by the coding sequence ATGGGCCAGGACGCTCAAAATCTAGAGAAGCTCGCGAGGGCTGAACTAGCCGACCTCGTGGCGTGCAGGACACCGCTCCTCATCGGTGTTCGCCATCATTCGCCTGCACTTGCGGCCGCGATTCCTGAGCTCTTGGCGGACTTCAACCCTGACGTCATTCTCATCGAACTGCCCATGGAGTTCGAGCCCTGGCTTCAATGGCTTGGACACTCGGAAACTAAGGCCCCCGTCGCCCTTGCGTCGGTAAACAAGGCTGGCGGAGGCCTTAGTTTCTATCCATTTGCGGAGTTTTCTCCGGAGTTTGCGGCCGTGAAGTGGGCCGTGGCACACAGCGTGCCGATCAGACCCTGTGACCTACCCTCAGGGGTGCGCGTGGATTTGGCCAGAGAGCCGCACGAACACTCCGACCAACCCACTATCTCAGCCGCACTCGAGACGCATTTTCATTCACCGGATTTCGAAAGCCTTTGGGACCGCGCGGTCGAGGTTCACGCTGCGGATGCCGACGCCGAGGCGCTTCGAAGGAGCGCGCTCTACATCGGCTGGGCATTGCGCCAGGACGCCGAGGGAGTTGTGCCTGAGGTGGATCTGATTCGCGAAGCTCATATGCGCAAAGTGCTCGCGGAGTGTCCGGGCAAACGTGTGGCCATGGTCATCGGGTCTTTTCATGCACCGGCGATAGCCAAACCGCCAGACTCCTCGCCAGATCTGAGCGCTGCGGCCCACGAAATGGTGACCTCGTTCATTCCGTACTCCTTTGAGCTCTTGGATTCGCGCTCAAATTATCCGGCCGGGATTCGCGATCCGATGTGGCAGCAACGGGTCTTAGAGGCGCATCGTGCCAAGGCCAAACTCGATGACACCGTTGCGGACGTCATCGTGCAAATTTGTCGGGAGATCCGCCGTGTTGGGCATATCGCAGGCGTTCCAGACGCTGACGCGGCTTCACGTATGGCCATGGATTTGGCGGCCCTTCGCGACCTCCCGGGCCCCGGCCGCCAGGAAGTCGTGGAAGCTATTCAGTCAGCGCTCGCGAGGGGCGAAATCGGCGGTCGTGGACGGATTTTGGCTAACGCGATGGACACCGTGATGGTTGGGCGCGAACGCGGGAAAATCCCAGCGGCGGCGCCAAAATCGGGGCTATCAGCCCATGTGCAAAATCTCTTCTCCGAGCTCGGATTGCCCGGCCCTTCGACACGTTCAGAGGCCCCCACCACGCTCAGACTCGAGCCCATGCGAAATACGCGCGACCGCGACCGCCATATCGCTCTGAAGCGCCTTGCGTCATGCGCAATTCCTTACGCCAAGGAAGGCCAAGTTCAAGGTCTCGGCAACGCCGAAGCCGTGTCCACATCGTGGGAAATTCAATGGCAACCAGGCACCGACGCCATGTTGGAGCTCGCCGGCATTTGGGGTGTCACACTCGAACAAGCCACCCGCGGTGCCATTCAGCGAAGAGAAAGCCAGCTCAAGCTCGACGAATCCTTGACGCCTTCGGAAAGGTTGAGGGTTTTGACCGAATGCGCGGATTGCGGCCTCGTGGACATGGTCCAAGAGCGGCTCGACGCCCTTGAAACTGAGTTCGTCAACGAAGCAGACCTGACGGCCCTATTGGGGCTGATGCGCTTTTTCGAGCGTATTCACGGCGGTCATTTCCCTGCCCTCAACTCCGACTCAACGCTTGTTTTGCCACCCCGCGCCCCCTTCTTGGCAGCCGCACTGCGCGCCATCGAGGGCTTGATCGGTAGCGAAAACGCGAGCGACGCCGCAGACCTTATGGAGATCGTGCTCCTCGTTCGGGCTCAGCGAGAAGAAGAAACGCTCGGGCTTGGACGCCTCTTCTATACCCTCAAGACGTTTAGGACCGAGGCCTCTCCACTCATTCAGGGGGCTGCGACCCTCGCGCTTCGCGTCTGTGATGAGTTGGAGCCAGAGAGATTTGTGGAAGAGACAGGAGCCTGGATTGACGCTGGTGTGGACCAGTCAGCCCGCCAAACCATGAGCGGTCGCATCAAGGGTCTGCTCGTTGCCGGTTCGGGAATGTTTGAGTCCGATGCTTCGGATTTACGCGGCATTTCGACCCGGATTCACACCATTGAGGACGAGGCGTTTCTCGAGCGACTCCCGGCCCTTCGCGAGGGTTTTGACGTTCTGACCTATGGTGCACGTGACCAACTCCTCGAGTCGTTGCAAGACGCCTTCCCGAAGGCGCTGGACCCACGCGGTGCGCGTGGTTTTGAGTTCGAGGAGAATGCAGCGTTTATCGCGCTCCTTAAGACAGCCGACCATCGAGCCTTCACGCGTGCTCAGGAGATTTTTGAGGCGCCAAGACAAGCGGAGTTCACAGACGTTCAGACGCCTGAAGAAACCTTGGGCGCCACCTCGAACTCGCTGGATCCCCTCACCCGCTGGAAACTCATCCTCGGGCGCCAGAAGGACCGCCAGCAAAATGCAGGCTCGGTGGCGCGTGCCTTGGACCAACTCTACGGGCAAGGCCAAGGCGAAGGATCAGGACGCGGCATCGGGCAAGGTGGTGGCCAAGAAGACGCCTATCCTTCCATGCGCGAATGGACCGAAGATATCGAAGCCCTCTTTGGTACTAAAGTCCGCGAAGAAGTCATGGCGCGCGCCATCGAACTGGGCCATGCAACCGTAGCGTTCGAGCTCGAAAACGCGCCCGTAGAGCCCTCAATCGAGCTTCTGGAAGGCCTGCTTTCGCTCAAAGGTAGTCTCTCCGAGTCACAAATTGCGCATTTGAGACCCTTGATTCGCTCGGTCGTTCAAGCCCTCGTCAAAAAGCTCGCAAACCGCATTATGCCTGCCTTAACGGGCATTTCGACCCCTCGCCCGACTCGCCGAAAAGGCGGTCCAATTGACTTCAAACGCACCATCGGGGCGAACTTAGACCGTGCGAGACGTGACGAAGATGGCGTGGCACGTATCGTACCGGACAAGATTTACTTTAAGACTCGTGCCAAACGATCTCTGGACTGGCATATCTCCATCGTAGTGGACGTCTCCGGCTCCATGGAACCAAGCGTCATCTACAGCGCGCTCATGGCTTCGATCCTTCAAGGCCTGCCTTCAGTCAGCCTTTCATTCATCGCGTTCAACACCCAGGTTATCGACCTTTCTCACCTTGTCGACGACCCATTATCCCTCCTCCTAGAAGTGGAAGTTGGAGGCGGTACGCATATCGCAAAGGCGCTCAAGTACGCGAGAGAGCGAGTTAAGGTTCCAAACCGCACAATCCTCGCGCTGGTCACGGACTTTGAAGAAGGTTGGTCGGCGGACGGCATGGTCCGCGAAGCGCGTGTTCTGGCCGAGAGCGGCGTCCACCTCCTTGGTCTTGCGGCATTAGATGACTCAGGCAAACCAAGGTACAACAACGCGCTCGCGAGCCTAATGGTCGCAGCAGGTATGCCTGTTGCGGCGCTCACTCCGATGGAGCTTGCGGAATGGGTCGGCGATGTCATGCGAGGCAAGAAATGA
- a CDS encoding type II toxin-antitoxin system RelE/ParE family toxin — MIVSFDDGTAEEFFNTGKIPRKHCRWMNVSRIVARKLDMLNAAAELSDLRSPPGNQLEALKGSLDGKFSIRVNDQWRIVFGWTDDGPEEVKVVDYH; from the coding sequence ATGATAGTTTCCTTTGATGATGGTACCGCCGAGGAGTTTTTCAACACTGGAAAAATTCCCCGGAAACACTGCCGCTGGATGAACGTTAGCAGGATCGTAGCGCGAAAGCTCGACATGCTGAACGCTGCAGCGGAGCTAAGCGATTTGCGAAGTCCTCCTGGAAACCAACTTGAAGCACTCAAAGGCTCCTTGGATGGCAAGTTTAGCATACGAGTCAACGACCAGTGGCGGATTGTCTTCGGGTGGACCGATGATGGACCGGAAGAAGTGAAAGTGGTGGACTACCACTGA
- a CDS encoding ATP-binding protein: MSNAQSPPAESVWAEELAFLQKFDDGPRPPGWRLTPRAVVTFICGSNEPLKAGKGKANELQITQKFVGPKDLIERSVITLAGERGLLLVGEPGTAKSMLSELLAAAISGTSALTIQGSAGTTEDQLRYGWNYAMLMANGPTPEALVPSPVMTGMRAGAIVRVEEVTRCLPEVQDALISIISDRRLAVPELAEGEGARIEFAEPGFNVIATANLRDRGVSEMSAALKRRFNFEIVHPIADLAHEKALVLRRAKSVVTRTGVGFNVDEAVLEAIVTAFRDLRSGRSAEGWAVERPSTVMSTAECVAVASDIGLQNAYFASDRDPLSLVPSYLLGVVLKDNPVDRSKLLAYWDSTVKRRADSGARLWKRLLELRNVVEQAHAEAF; the protein is encoded by the coding sequence ATGTCAAACGCTCAAAGCCCACCCGCCGAATCCGTTTGGGCCGAAGAACTCGCCTTTCTACAAAAGTTTGACGACGGCCCGAGGCCGCCGGGTTGGCGCCTGACACCCCGTGCCGTGGTCACCTTCATTTGCGGCTCCAACGAACCGCTGAAAGCTGGAAAAGGAAAGGCCAACGAGCTGCAAATCACGCAAAAATTCGTGGGTCCAAAAGATCTGATCGAGCGCTCGGTCATTACGCTTGCGGGTGAGCGTGGCCTCTTATTGGTAGGCGAGCCGGGAACGGCCAAGTCGATGCTCTCGGAGCTCTTGGCGGCGGCTATTTCTGGAACCAGCGCACTCACGATTCAGGGCTCAGCCGGAACCACCGAAGACCAGCTCAGGTACGGATGGAACTACGCCATGCTCATGGCGAATGGACCCACCCCCGAGGCGCTCGTGCCCTCGCCCGTCATGACCGGTATGCGAGCAGGCGCCATAGTACGCGTTGAAGAAGTCACGCGCTGCCTTCCTGAAGTCCAGGACGCGCTCATCAGCATCATCAGTGACCGCCGACTCGCCGTGCCCGAGCTTGCGGAAGGGGAAGGGGCGCGAATCGAGTTCGCCGAGCCAGGGTTCAACGTGATAGCCACGGCAAACCTGAGAGACCGCGGCGTCTCCGAGATGTCGGCAGCCCTGAAGCGCCGATTCAACTTTGAGATCGTGCACCCCATAGCCGATCTCGCCCACGAAAAAGCCCTGGTTCTAAGACGCGCGAAATCAGTCGTTACGCGCACCGGAGTTGGGTTCAACGTGGATGAAGCTGTGCTCGAAGCCATCGTCACGGCGTTCAGAGACTTGAGGTCGGGCCGAAGCGCCGAAGGCTGGGCTGTAGAGCGGCCATCCACTGTGATGAGCACCGCCGAATGCGTGGCAGTGGCCTCGGATATCGGCCTTCAAAACGCCTATTTCGCGTCTGATCGAGACCCTCTCTCGCTCGTGCCCTCGTACCTCTTGGGCGTAGTCCTCAAAGACAACCCTGTTGACCGCTCCAAACTGCTGGCCTATTGGGATAGCACGGTGAAGCGCAGGGCGGACTCAGGAGCGCGCCTCTGGAAACGCCTCCTTGAATTGCGAAATGTCGTGGAACAAGCCCACGCTGAAGCATTCTGA